From Microplitis mediator isolate UGA2020A chromosome 11, iyMicMedi2.1, whole genome shotgun sequence, one genomic window encodes:
- the LOC130677578 gene encoding sorting nexin-4-like codes for MSGIFENGNYQISDENEMTTIDINKEFSLLDHMEILIVESEKRANGALNLRDFYTVYLINTKVTDPDFEDAITRIGSLWRRYTEFEMLRTYLEITYPYIVVPSLPEKRVLYAWQKVTTDTFDPDFVDRRRAGLETFLLRVASHPTLSKDKQFMGFLQQTDNWRETLKDSSYSQIADTKLKALSDAVNFKNSDKQFESYKIYATELHNNLNNFLRLRARLAEKQYNLFKLHANYGRVFSEWSAIEKELGDGLQKTGHHLDSLAAAIDSHLEEEELIADQMKEWLFGATALQAVIKRREALQSSKDEATDHLNNAYEQRQKIVQGKFGLMSRLFGAIDSEEMRGQKSNQLEQKIVVMENNVKEIDENLTSFSTRALSDIERFQRQKDNDIKEALANYCLLQFKLAKKGLQTWQNIKQCLENMP; via the exons ATGTCAG gtatttttgaaaatggcAATTACCAAATATCAGATGAGAATGAAATGACgactattgatattaataaagag ttcTCATTATTAGACCACatggaaattttaattgtcgAGTCGGAAAAACGTGCTAATGGAGCACTCAATTTACGAGATTTTTATACcgtgtatttaattaacacaaa AGTAACGGACCCAGATTTTGAAGACGCAATAACGAGAATCGGGTCATTGTGGCGTAGATACACCGAATTTGAGATGTTAAGAACTTATTTAGAAATCACATATCCGTATATTGTTGTGCCATCACTGCCAGAAAAAAGAGTTCTCTATGCATGGCAAAAAGTTACCACAGATACATTCGATCCGGATTTTGTTGACAGAAGACGTGCTGGCCTAGAG ACTTTCTTATTGAGAGTTGCGTCACATCCAACGCTGTCAAAGGACAAACAATTTATGGGGTTTCTTCAGCAAACCGACAACTGGCGCGAAACCCTCAAAGACTCTAGTTACTCCCAGATCGCAGACACAAAATTAAAAGCACTAAGCGATGccgtcaattttaaaaattctgacAAACAATTCGAGTCATACAAAATTTATGCCACAGAACTTCAC AATAACTTAAACAATTTTCTGCGTCTCCGTGCCAGGCTGGCGGAAAAACAGTACAACCTTTTCAAACTCCACGCAAATTACGGGCGGGTGTTTAGCGAATGGAGTGCGATCGAGAAAGAATTGGGCGATGGGTTACAGAAAACCGGTCACCATTTGGATTCCCTGGCTGCTGCTATTGATAGTCACCTCGAAGAGGAAGAATTGATTGCCGATCAAATGAAGGAGTGGCTATTTGGTGCCACTGCTTTGCAAGCTGTCATAAAACGACGGGAAGCTTTGCAATCAAGTAAAGATGAAGCCACTGATCATCTGAACAATGCTTATGAACAAAgacaaaaaattgttcaag GAAAATTCGGATTGATGTCAAGGCTCTTTGGAGCAATTGATTCTGAGGAAATGCGTGGACAGAAATCTAATCAACTGGAGCAAAAAATAGTTGTTATGGAAAATAATGTTAAAGAAATAGATGAAAATTTGAC atcttttTCAACGAGAGCATTGTCGGATATTGAGAGATTTCAACGGCAAAAAGATAACGATATTAAAGAAGCACTTGCTAATTATTGTTTACTGCAATTCAAACTTGCTAAAAAG gGCCTCCAAACTTGGCAGAATATCAAACAATGCTTAGAAAACATgccttga